GCCTGAACATATTGCATACGTGAACCAGAAGGTCAACCCCTCTGACATCCCACCAGCCAaaccattgattttttttcctcctgtttcacACATATTGTGGAAGCACACAGGGCAGACAGAGACCGAAGCTATCAAGCacacagttgttgttttgtttttttaaacattcactTGGTAAAACTAGCAAGTTTTTCAGATTTATAGCAACAATAAAGCAGTAAAGTTTCAACAGAGCGGAATGTCGTTCTTCCTCGGCTGTCCTCATTCGGACCCACAGTGAAAGGTGTTGACTtccagacacatacacacggaGGAGGGGCAGAGACGAGAGGTGCAATACCCTCACGGTCAAGCGGAACACAGAAGGTTTAGTTCCACTCCCACATCTGCCTCCGCTGTGGGACTGTATCTCGTCTTTCTGTTGCATGGATCAGCTTGATTTACAggtgcatccccccccccctcttaaaGGGCACAAGTTGTCCGTCAAAAGGAACAGGAAAGACTTCCTCATAAATAAGGTTTAATTGCTAATCACATTgctttttcctctcctgcagAGGCAAGGTGACAGGAAGCCATAACTCTCTGTGTAATAGTGGTGTAACCTCTGGGTCTGTAACAGCAACAATACAGACATGAcagtcttaaaaaaaaaaaaaaaaatactccgCGAGCTGTATGAAAAAGGTTCCAACAATATCAAGGCCCTTCTAGCACCACCTCCAGTTTCTAAGATAACACAGTATAACACAGGCGGTCAGCCACCTTTACTACATTAGCACATCAGCTAGATGCTAACAGTAGAGAGACATCCTGCTCCGCCGCATTGCTTCGCTGATTAAATATGCGGGGCTGACCTCTGGTTCTTCCGTCATCACCTCAATGTTCTGCCACTCTCCAGTCTGGTTGGATTTCTTGATGGTGTCCACCACACAAAGGGCATACAGGCAGTCCTCAAAGGTGGCAGCCATTGTCAGAGGCCTCCCATCCCACGTCCGCCGGTCGTCCTGGTCGTGAAAGGCCTGCCGCACGGCCTGGATCATGCGGATCGTCCCGGTGAGATATGGTGAGGGAATATCACTGAAGGCCTTCTCCGGCAAAGAAGCCTTCTCAAGAGGCGTGGTGTCTTTGAGCAGCAGCTCGGGGCCACTACCGCTCCCTTCGCCCACGCTGTTCTTCTGTCCGTACAGGTCGGTCCCTGTGACCGTTAACCGCCCGACTGTACCCACGACGATTACCTCCTGACGGAATTCTCCGGGCACGTTGAAGTTGAGCGTGACTGTACAGCAGGCGCCTCCCTCCAGCACCATCTGGAATGTGCAGAAGTCATCGCTGGTGATCTGACGGATGCCCTGGATGTGGTCCGTCTGCTTGACAAAGGTTTTTAGGAAGCCGTGGACTTTGGCCGCGCGCTGGCCTGTCAGAAATGTAAGCAGGTCGATGATGTAGCTGCCCACTGAGTGCAGGCCACCACCTCCCATCAGATCATCGCAGCTCCAGTTGTATTTCTTCCCCAGGAGACTACCACTGTGGACCTTTAGGGTGAAGAGAAGATATTGTGAGACGTTATTTAGCTAGTATAGAAGGTATTTTTGTAATAGAAACACAGCAGTTTGGGTCATTTCTGGTCCTGTTTTAACTCAACCTAACCTctaaataatgtaatataatattgtCGTCATTATAAATTGCAAGAAATCAATTGAAAAGTCCTCAATCTAAAAACGAGAATTGGTAATTTATGTCTCACCTGGGCCTCACAGACCAGAAGCTCCCCAATGTACCCTTCTTCCAAGAGTTCCTTCAACCGGACGAAGGCTGGCAAGAAACGCAGaacatttcccatgatgctcaATAACTTGGGGTAGTACTGGGCAGCTGACATCATTCTGAAGGCATCCAGAGGCGTGGCGGTCCTGTCGCAGATGACGTTCTTTCCAATACCttggaaaagagaggagagaaaatgggTAATGAGCCACGTTTTTTGGCTCATTTGCAAAAGaatttcattgttttaacaGTAGTTTCCCTTCATGCTGGCAATGTTAAGATGGAGGGCCAACGTGcatgagaggaagagggagaaggagaagtaaTGTGctcacattacacacacagacataataTCCTCTGGAGCCTGAAAACATCCCCTGAAGAAACAATGCTGCACTTCAAAATGTGGCAACTCCCATAATAGCTGAGTCAAGAATCCCTAAACTTTTTGAACTCTTGCCAACAAGTCATGGACACTTAATGACAAAGGATTCACAACATATGTTCACTGTATACAAAGCATTGTCCACAGTAAGGCTGAGAGGGAAGATGCTCTTCTAAAACTGCAAATGTTCagtttgtagaatttagtggtgaagtgtcacaTTCCAAGCATGAAAGAGAACCAGTGGTAACCattggatgtaaaaaaaaactcaaaagtagTTTACATTGTCCGGCTTGGATGActataaaaaacatggcggagaGGACCTTTAATATAAAGGGCTATTTCTAGGATAATGAAAACTATTCATACAATTTAGGTAATCACAcatgagtgaaaacatcactaggattatttcataATCAAAATCACattacacattgaacctttaaaagTAATGTGAGGTCATAAGGACTCTTTATtgattaatgtttgtttttttactcttcATTAAAGAGTATGGACGTTCAGTCTTAGGAGCAGAACTGACTGATGTTACGTTCGGATTTGGTGTTCTTTCACTCAACACACTGTCCTAGGAGTGAAATAGCTATGGTTGTGCttagatttgctctgcttgttcTCAAACTATGCGCTTGAACTCAAGATTTCCTGCGCTACAGCTTCACGCTGCTTCACTAAATGTCTTCTTCAGCTTTTGTCTTTCGCACTTGGATACATTTTTTGTTCTGTCATTCCCCGAGAAATAGAGAGCCAGGTGTAGGGTTGACAAAGGTTGTGTCAGCTTTACTTTCAACGGGAAGCCCGTAAAAAAACAGAGCTGTGGAGGGTGAAGCAGAAGCAGCGTGAGTgcgagaagagctgaagctggagcgaTGGATTCTGAGTGCAAgtgcacagtttgagcacaagcaggggctGTTTGAGGGTCAGCACAGGGTTCTGAGTGAAAGCATCacaaaatttgaatttgaaatcaATAAGGTCTGCTCTACAACAGAAAGACCAGTGAGGatgggaaaaaatacaaattgatgTTGCTGCTTCTCCGCTGAAGTTACATACTAATATAACACGTAAAAAATACAGACACATAAAACAATAACCACAATAAATGTCTTGAGAAAACCTGAATCCCTGAGTGCAGCTTTAATAAGGGCAGGCGTGCAagctgtgtggtgtgtgtgtggtgtaagACTGCACAGCTCAGAGAGCTTTAGACAGGCTTCACTGGTATTACCACAGGCCTGATGAAAGGCTGATAAAAAGACGAGCGCAGAAGGCGCAGGGGAGATtgggaagggaaggagaggaaacgCATGAAGACGCTGTACAAAACCTAATTAAATTCACTTCTCGCACATCAAAAGGGCCACTGATGTCGGCAGCacccaaacacaacagagagaagaggctgGACTGAAGAGATATGTCTCACGATTCAAGACATACAATAGTCGGTGAACAACAAGCAAAACAGATCATTAACTCAATTTTAACTTGACTTTTCACTGTTACAGGAACATGGTTTGTTCTTTTAAATTAGTGATTGTTGTCATTACTGTTGAATCTGTTGATGAAAAGTCATTCCGGCTCTAGATTGTGAGAATATACAGAGACGTTTCCATTGCATGTCTTCCAGAGGCCAAGGTGACCTCTTCATCTCACTTCAAATTCAATTCACTATGacatgaaacagaagaaaagcagcaaatcctcgCAGTATAGAATATCTCTGAAACTATtgatcttatcggcttcacacttgacaTGTCTATTGTTATGGGTGCAGTCTcgaatttggtgcgatttggacatgtgatacGTTCACTATTAAAAAACTTGGAATAAACAGCCGACCAGCACTCCGTTGCAGCGGCAACTGGGACTCATCAATGATGGGATGTTGACGAGAACAGCAACGACAACTGATTCTCAAGTTCGCTATTCTGCATACTGACTCCAGCTTTAtccaactttgaataaacaggtgagcagctctttgtgcagcagcatctAGCTGATGTGCTAATGCTGTAAAGATGTCTGACCGCCTGTGTTATCCTGTGTTATCTTACAAACTGGAGGAGGTGCTAAAGGGGCCTTGATATTGATCCTACCTTTTTCATACAGCTCCCGGagtagtttatttttttgagACAGTCATATCAGTATTGTTGCTGTTACAGACCCAGAGGTTACACGACTAGCCCTACATGGGAGAGAGTGAGCCTtctttgatgatgtcatgagaTGAACCAACCTGTTAACGCACAGGTACTAATAGTGTCACTCTTTGTCAAAGACCACAGACGGCAGTATTTATAACCCCCAGAAATGCCATaagtccacacagacacaactagAGATCTCACAAGTTGCTCAGACGGATTCAAGAGAGAGATTCCGATTTTTTTTCCAACTCTTTCTCAATAGTGCACATGTAAAGAGTTACTGTAAATAGTCATCCTTTCCATACTGGCCATGAAGCAATTCCTTTGTTGTGCAAATACACTGCAGGAAATAAGGGACTTGACTGGACACCAGCACCCACTGGTACTTTCCCAACGTGTGGGCTTGTGATGCTTACAGGGAAAATCCGATCccatccatgaaatgacattttTTCCAAAGGTCAGTTTTCTTGCACATGCCTACTGTGTCACGTGCACTGTTTTTACGCAATCTCGAGGCTCCAACAGCTCAGTATCTTTTAATCAAATCACAACCTGAAACGATCGCATAGTGCCAAACACTCAGCTTTTAGTTGAGCACTGCGACTACTAAGCAACCAATTTCCCCCACTGCACCACCTTAACTCTACCAAATCAACTACTTCTAACCGTCATCCAGAAGCTCCTCATAGATGCCCCAACTCCGTgcttcatcacctcctcatcGTCACCGCCGTCTCTTTAGGCCCCAGGGGGAAGTCGCCTTTATATCAGAATCTCTTTCATTCATAGAACTTCTTCCATggtgttctacttcctgttgggGTCTTAGCATTATGTCTAAGTCAGTCCTGATTGAAATAACATTGATTTGAGAGAATTGCTTAAATTGATAATAATCTGCATTATTATTTTGGCAGTATTGTGTGTAAGCAGCCAGGGGTCTGTCAGATATTATATGTGCACATGCATTGTAGGGGCATCCCTCTACAAACACATTCCTGGAGCCCCCAGAGTGTGAAAAGCAGCATGCGGCCTCTCCTCCAGTCCTTTTGGTGGAGGGACTGTTTTGGAAGTGAAAGTTACCATGCTAATCTGCCATTAGCGCCAATCGGCCAGGCCAGCGAAATAATCCCTCTGACCCAGTTCTGAGGAGTGCCGTGGGAGCCCCCACCCACAACCCcaccactgcagacacacaaaatcaaGCAACAAGAGTGCACCCCTGAACCCCTATCTTTTtggcagcaacacacacaaacagaaactggGAAGATGCATAGCCCTGAGTAAACAGCCTTGTGGGTAAATGCTGAATGCTCTTGAGTGACTTTTTGGGCATTTGTGTTGAGCTCAGTGTCTGAACAATAGCTTGGCCAAAATCCCTGAAGGCGGATTTCACTCTCTTTCAGCTTTTCTCTTCATGCCAAAAACCATACAAGTCTCTTTGCTAAGTTCCTAGATCGGAAATGATTTAAATGCACCACACTAAAGGCAGATATATCTCGTATGAACTTGTGATTCTATATGCAGTGTCCTTTCTGCTCATGCCTGCACTGATGTGTCAACTCAAGCTTAGCACGACCTTTTCAGACAAAGACAGCTCTTCCTCAGGTGAGCGATGACCTTTCGCTCCTCGTGCACAAAGCTCTGAGGGGTCGAGTTATGCTTACACGGGGT
The window above is part of the Platichthys flesus chromosome 21, fPlaFle2.1, whole genome shotgun sequence genome. Proteins encoded here:
- the gfod1 gene encoding glucose-fructose oxidoreductase domain-containing protein 1, with product MLPGVGVFGTSLTARVIIPLLKNEGFAVKALWGRTQEEAEELAKEMNVPFYTNRIDDVLLHQDVDLVCINLPPPLTRQIAVKTLGIGKNVICDRTATPLDAFRMMSAAQYYPKLLSIMGNVLRFLPAFVRLKELLEEGYIGELLVCEAQVHSGSLLGKKYNWSCDDLMGGGGLHSVGSYIIDLLTFLTGQRAAKVHGFLKTFVKQTDHIQGIRQITSDDFCTFQMVLEGGACCTVTLNFNVPGEFRQEVIVVGTVGRLTVTGTDLYGQKNSVGEGSGSGPELLLKDTTPLEKASLPEKAFSDIPSPYLTGTIRMIQAVRQAFHDQDDRRTWDGRPLTMAATFEDCLYALCVVDTIKKSNQTGEWQNIEVMTEEPEVSPAYLISEAMRRSRMSLYC